DNA sequence from the Candidatus Fluviicola riflensis genome:
GTTCTATGGTACGAACCCGTTTGAGTAAAGCCTGATGGTCCATAAGAATCAGGGAACTTCGACCCGTTGGATCAATTGTTCGATCACTTTTTCAGCAGTCACACCGTCGGCTTCAGCCTCATACGTCAACCCGATCCGGTGACGCAACACGTCCATACTAATGGCGCGTACATCCTCCGGAATTACAAAAGCGCGTCTTTCCAGGAAAGCATGTGCTTTGGCGGCTAATGCCAGATTAATAGTAGCACGAGGCGAACCTCCGTACGAAATGTATTTGGCCAATTGTCCGAGTCCGGCAACTTCAGGATTGCGTGAAGCAGCCACAATATCCACGATGTAGCGTTCTATTTTTTCATCCAGGTAAATCGAACGAGCCAGTTGTTTTCCTTTGATGATATCATCGGGGTGAATGCACGGCGAAACGGTCGCCAAACCTTCGGCCCGCACGTTGCTACGCAAAATCAGTTGTTCTTCCTGTTTCGACGGATAGCCCATGCTTACTTTCAGCATGAATCGGTCAACCTGTGCTTCCGGAAGCGGATACGTTCCTTCCTGTTCGATCGGATTTTGAGTTGCCATTACTAAAAACGGTTTCGGCAGTGCATAAGTCGTATCACCAATTGTAATCTGGCGTTCCTGCATGGCTTCAAGCAATGCCGACTGCACTTTTGCAGGTGCGCGGTTGATTTCATCAGCTAACACAAAATTGGCGAAGATCGGCCCTTTTTTTACGGCAAACTGTTCTGCTTTTTGCTGATAGATCATGGTTCCCGTTACATCCGCAGGTAACAAATCGGGTGTAAACTGAATGCGTGAAAAATCGGCTGAGATCGCTTGTGAAAGTGTTTTAATCGCTAGTGTTTTTGCCAATCCGGGTACACCTTCCAATAGCACGTGACCATCAGCCAAAAGTGCGAGTAACAGGTTTTTCACCATCGCATCCTGACCAACTATGACTTTAGCGATTTCCTGACGTAAAAGTTCGAATTTGGCAGCTTCCTCCTTAATGGAAACCGAAAGCATTTGCAATTGTTCAGACGGAGTTAGTGCTGATGAATCTAACATAGTTTTTTGCCGTTTAAATACAGTTTTTGAGAACCGGGAATCCCAGTAACAACCGGGAGGGAGTTTTCGGTTCTAATATATTGCTTTCTGCCACAACGACATGACATTCATTCACAAAATATGTGAAACCCATTAGAGTCGATTATCGTAGCAAGCAGAGCAATAGTCGGCAAAGGTGTAAAAGAAAGAATTCACAACCTGTTAATTTTTGTTAAGTCGTCTTTTGAGATGTTTGATTTTTGATGATGGCTGTTTGATTAGCCCTTCGTACTAAACTAAACGATCTTTCTTCTTTTCCGGGGATTTTAAACTCTTTTTCGAGAACTTTCATCAAACATTCAAAATCCAACATCAAAAATCCAGCATTCAACATCAAAATCTTATATTCATCCTTTTTTTAACTTTCACCGCTATGGAAGAGCACAAGTGCCTGGAATGCGGGCAAAAATTATCCGGAAGAAAAGATCAGAAATTCTGTTCCGATTATTGCCGCAACACGTTTAATAATCGTCTCAATGAAGACGCCACCAGTTACGTGCGCCGGATCAACAATATTTTACGCAAAAACCGACGAATTCTGGTCGCACTTAATCCATCCGGAAAACGAACCGTAGATGCCATCACCCTCGCCGAAGAAGGATTTAACTTCCATTATTTCACTAACATCTACCAAACCCAAAAAGGGAGCACCTATTATTTCTGCTACGATCAGGGCTACATGCGGGTCGAAAATGATCAATATGTGTTGGTGCAGAAACAGGATTATGTGAAATGATTTCATTCCACTTTTTTCCAAAGCAAAAAAAGTGGAGCAAAAATGCTTTAGCGCCATTCCAAGCCGCTCGTCAAAAATGGCTTTATTCTGTGTTTTTAAGTCAAAAGTGGCAGATCGGGATCTGAAACGCAAGCGCTTTTGACAAAACACAACGAACAGCCATTTTTTTGACTTCGCTTCCTTGAATGGCGCGTCGTTCGCAACCTCACCTTTTGGTAAGGATTTCAGATTTTGGTGACGGAGTAAAACCGACCATTAGAAAAGGTACTCCAAAATGGCATTAAGTAACGATCGTCAGAGAACAAGGTGAAGTTAAGCGTGATCAAGACCCTGTTTGAGCTCAGTCATCGATTATCCGCGAAGAGGGTAATCGTCGATGACGTTTGCGAGTTGGGTTGAGATAGCTTAACAAGCCAGAGTTCTCAAGATCGGGACTTACAGCCTTGATTTTTTGTCTACTTTTTTATCAAGAAAAAAGTAGAGGAGCTTTAAAAATAAAGGTCATAAAAAAACCCAAACACCTACTACAATGTTTGGGTTACATCATTTCATTTGGCAATTGTACAAATCAAATGATGAGCTGCTCTACTAACTGCTACAAAAGTATTGATTTGTTTCAATCTCAGGCCTTTTGAAACCAAAAAAAATAGTTTTATTGAGTAAACGGTGTGTTTTCCCTATTGAAAAGACTACCTCAGTGATTCTTCATGATTCAAATGCGTTGACACACCTTCGGCTTTTAAGTTTTAATAACACTGCATTTCGTTGTCGAAGGTTGAATTTTAGTAACTTCAAAGGTGTTTGTTGCATGCAAACAGGATGAGTAATTCATCGTATTGAAACCCTTTCTGCCCAAAGGGCTTAATCCAAAGAAGAAAACGGGTTTCGGATCGATAAAATCAAGACTATATGGAATTATTCTAAATAACCCTGTTTTGCCCGTGCTTACCGTTAAAATATATTAAATTCGCGGGTCTAAAAAATGGTAGATTATGTCCTCTCCAAATGATTACATTCCGATACTCATACAAGCCGTTGTAGCACTGGGCTTTGTGGTAACGGTTCTTGTGGTGACTCATATCCTTGGTCCTAAGCTAAAAGGCAAGAAAAAAGATGCAAACTGGGAATGTGGAATCGAAGAAGTAGGAAACGCACGTTTCCCGGTTTCCATTCGGTATTTCATGACGGCAATTCTCTTCGTGTTATTCGACGTTGAGGTCATTTTCTTCTACCCATACGCCGTAAACTTCCGTGATTTGGAACTGGATGGCTTGTGGGCAGTAATGATATTTGTCGGGTTATTCCTCACCGGATTTTTCTACGTACTCAAGAAAGGAGCTTTAGAATGGGAAAAGTAGAAGTTATTAATGGCGTCGAGACGTTCAACGGAGAAGGTTTCCAGTTGGCGATGCTCGATAAAGTGATCGCAGCAGCGCGCGCCAATTCGGTGTGGCCGCTTCCGTTCGCTACCTCATGCTGTGGAATTGAGTACATGGCAACAATGGGAACCAATTACGATGTCGCCCGTTTCGGAATGGAGCGTATGTCGTTTTCGCCGCGCCAGGCCGATTTGCTGATCGTGGCCGGAACTATTTCAAAGAAACTGGCACCTATCCTGAAACAAGTGTATGAGCAAATGGCCGAACCGAAATGGGTTTTGTCTGTTGGTGCTTGTGCTTCTTCAGGTGGCATTTTCGATACATACTCCGTATTACAAGGTATTGACCGCGTGATTCCTGTAGATGTTTACGTACCTGGTTGTCCGCCGCGTCCGGAACAGATCATCGAAGGAATTATGAACGTGCACCGTTTGGTGAAACACGAATCATTGCGTCGCCGGTATTCGGATGAATACAAACATTTGCTGACCAAATACAACCTGAACGAAGATGAGTAATCCCATCACGAGCGACTTGCTCTTACAACGTCTGCAGGAACGTTTCGGTGAAGCGATTCTACAGCACGAATCACCTTA
Encoded proteins:
- a CDS encoding ATPase; this encodes MLDSSALTPSEQLQMLSVSIKEEAAKFELLRQEIAKVIVGQDAMVKNLLLALLADGHVLLEGVPGLAKTLAIKTLSQAISADFSRIQFTPDLLPADVTGTMIYQQKAEQFAVKKGPIFANFVLADEINRAPAKVQSALLEAMQERQITIGDTTYALPKPFLVMATQNPIEQEGTYPLPEAQVDRFMLKVSMGYPSKQEEQLILRSNVRAEGLATVSPCIHPDDIIKGKQLARSIYLDEKIERYIVDIVAASRNPEVAGLGQLAKYISYGGSPRATINLALAAKAHAFLERRAFVIPEDVRAISMDVLRHRIGLTYEAEADGVTAEKVIEQLIQRVEVP
- a CDS encoding NADH-quinone oxidoreductase subunit A — translated: MSSPNDYIPILIQAVVALGFVVTVLVVTHILGPKLKGKKKDANWECGIEEVGNARFPVSIRYFMTAILFVLFDVEVIFFYPYAVNFRDLELDGLWAVMIFVGLFLTGFFYVLKKGALEWEK
- a CDS encoding NADH-quinone oxidoreductase subunit B (The point of entry for the majority of electrons that traverse the respiratory chain eventually resulting in the reduction of oxygen) — protein: MGKVEVINGVETFNGEGFQLAMLDKVIAAARANSVWPLPFATSCCGIEYMATMGTNYDVARFGMERMSFSPRQADLLIVAGTISKKLAPILKQVYEQMAEPKWVLSVGACASSGGIFDTYSVLQGIDRVIPVDVYVPGCPPRPEQIIEGIMNVHRLVKHESLRRRYSDEYKHLLTKYNLNEDE